The Neovison vison isolate M4711 chromosome 13, ASM_NN_V1, whole genome shotgun sequence genome includes a region encoding these proteins:
- the PCNX4 gene encoding pecanex-like protein 4 isoform X2, with protein sequence MRRMSPDVPLLNDYKQDFFLKRFPQTVLGGPRFKLGYCAPPYIYVNQTVLFLMPWVWGGLGTLLYQLGILEDYYTAALSGGLMLFAAIIIQFTSLYARNKSVTVERMLTTDILAEEDEHDFTSCAGTETIKFLIPGKKYIANTVLHSFLAGLMCGLGTWYLLPNRISLLYGSTGGTVLLFVFGWMTLCIGEYSLIVNTAAETATFQTQDTYEITPLMRPLYIFLFVSVDLAHRFLVNIPALEQVNQILHILFIFLPFLWALGTLPPPDSLFLWAMEQVLEFGLGGSSMSTHLRLLIMFIISAGTAVTSYFIPSTVGVVLFMTGLGFLLSLNLSEMCLVFKHSVTRYRVGTKSKALPSGSEKQFTWKECLFYIIILVLALIETSLLHHFAGFSQISKNSPQAVVGYVLMMLLIILWILREIQSVCIFGIFRNPFYPKDVQTVTLFLEKRTRLVKIGVVRRILLNLVSPFAMIAFLSLDSSLQGLHSVSVSIGFTRAFRMAWQHTENALLETVIVSVVHLFISSTDVWWNRSVDTGIRLLLVGIMRDRLIQFISKLQFAVTVLLASWTEKKRRKSTTTLCILNIVFSPFVLVFIIFSTLLSSPLLPLFTLPLFLVGFPRPVQIWPGAVGTTACVCADTVYYDQMVPGLTTALQAAMAAGSLGLLLPGSHYLGRFQDRLIWIMILECGYTYCCINIKGLELQETSCHTAEAQRVDEVFQSAFEQEYSRVCSINEHFGNVLTPYSVLPVKLYSDARNVLSGIIDSHDNLKEFKGDLIKVLVWILLQYCSRRPHVQEVVHKTENKGQASLIILPALNTSPQTQSPEDSDSLNSEILDDWSDDNVFGDEPTIRKGKEEKDQLKVVPGVNFPIPGSVESQGVGEHSGGTVPENSLYKSVILGYPVVDKGKQKDVAYIPLVEFSCSHSHLLRLPEEWTSSCLPNSKMREMSSLFPEEWYQFVLKQLECFHSEEDTSSVLEEIAKDRVLKDFYVHAVMTCYFSLFGVDNMVPSPGHILRVYSGVLPWSLALDWLTEKPELFQLALKAFRYTLKLMIDKASLGPIEDFKELTNCLEEYETDWYIGLVSDEKWKEAILQEKPYLFSLGYDPNMQNRMRTPRKPTCQMLMHPLVCNHIWYRVRTLQ encoded by the exons ATGAGAAGGATGAGTCCAGATGTGCCTCTACTGAATGATTACAAACAGGACTTCTTTCTGAAGCGCTTTCCGCAGACTGTTCTTGGAGGCCCTCGGTTCAAATTAGGCTATTGCGCCCCTCCTTACATATATGTTAATCAAACTGTCCTTTTTCTGATGCCATGGGTTTGGGGTGGATTAGGAACACTCTTGTATCAGTTGGGCATTTTGGAAGACTATTACACAGCTGCTCTTTCAGGTGGACTAATGCTTTTTGCTGCAATTATCATCCAGTTCACAAGTTTATATGCCAGGAACAAATCGGTGACAGTAGAAAGAATGCTAACCACAGATATCTTAGCAGAGGAAGATGAACATGACTTTACAAGTTGTGCTGGCACTGAAACTATCAAATTTCTAATTCCTGGCAAGAAATATATAGCCAATAcagttcttcattcttttcttgctGGGTTAATGTGTGGTCTTGGAACATGGTATCTGCTCCCAAACAGAATATCCCTGCTGTATGGCAGTACAGGAGGTACTGTTCTGCTGTTTGTCTTTGGATGGATGACATTATGTATAGGAGAATATTCATTAATTGTAAACACAGCTGCAGAGACTGCGACTTTCCAAACCCAGGATACTTACGAAATCACTCCTCTTATGAGacctctttatatttttttgtttgtttctgtagatCTTGCACACAG GTTTTTGGTAAATATACCAGCTCTAGAACAAGTGAATCAGATTTTAcacatcttatttatatttttaccctTTCTGTGGGCACTAGGGACTCTGCCCCCACCTGACTCACTTTTCTTATGGGCGATGGAGCAGGTTTTAGAGTTTGGCCTTGGAGGCTCATCTATGTCAACACACCTCcg gtTGTTAATAATGTTCATCATTTCTGCTGGAACAGCTGTAACATCGTATTTCATTCCCAGCACTGTTGGTGTGGTTCTTTTCATGACTGGACTCGGGTTCTTACTGAGTCTTAACCTAAGTGAAATGTGTCTTGTCTTCAAACACAGTGTGACTAGATACAGAGTTGGAACCAAATCTAAGGCTTTACCCAGTGGTTCAGAAAAACAGTTTACTTGGAAGGAGTGCCTTTTCTACATCATCATATTAGTCTTGGCTCTCATAGAAACTAGTCTGCTGCATCATTTTGCTGGTTTCTCACAGATTTCCAAAAACAGTCCCCAGGCTGTTGTTGGCTATGTTTTGATGATGTTGCTTATAATACTGTGGATACTTAGAGAAATTCAAAGTGTCTGTATCTTTGGAATTTTCCGAAACCCTTTCTATCCAAAGGATGTGCAAACGGTGACTTTATTCTTAGAAAAGCGAACAAGGCTTGTGAAGATTGGTGTTGTCAGACGGATTTTGCTAAATCTAG TATCACCCTTTGCTATGATAGCATTTCTTTCATTGGACAGTTCCTTACAAGGGCTCCACTCTGTGTCTGTCTCCATTGGATTCACGAGAGCTTTTAGAATG GCATGGCAGCATACAGAAAATGCTTTATTGGAGACAGTCATTGTATCAGTAGTACACTTGTTCATCTCCAGTACGGATGTGTGGTGGAACAGAAGTGTGGATACAGGAATCAGACTCTTACTA GTTGGCATCATGCGTGATCGTCTGATTCAGTTCATCTCCAAGCTGCAATTTGCTGTGACTGTACTTTTGGCATCGTGGACTGAGAAAAAACGTCGAAAGTCAACCACCACTTTATGTATTCTCAACATTGTCTTCTCTCCATTTGTATTGGTCTTCATCATTTTCTCTACACTACTCTCCTCTCCCTTACTCCCCCTCTTCACCCTTCCTTTGTTCTTGGTGGGCTTTCCCCGACCTGTTCAGATTTGGCCAGGAGCAGTGGGCACCACGGCCTGCGTGTGCGCAGACACAGTGTACTACGACCAGATGGTCCCAGGTCTGACCACTGCACTGCAGGCTGCAATGGCAGCTGGAAGTTTAG gTCTCCTCTTACCTGGATCTCATTACTTGGGCCGTTTTCAGGATCGTTTAATATGGATAATGATTCTAGAATGTGGTTATACTTACTGCTGTATTAACATTAAG gggTTAGAATTGCAAGAGACATCCTGTCATACTGCTGAAGCTCAAAGAGTTGATGAAGTTTTTCAAAGTGCCTTTGAACAAGAATATTCAAGAGTATGTTCTATTAATGAACACTTTGGAAATGTCTTGACACCCTATTCTGTTTTGCCAGTAAAACTCTATTCTGATGCCAGGAATGTTCTATCTGGCATAATCGATTCTCAtgataatttaaaagaatttaaaggtGACCTTATTAAAGTACTTGTGTGGATACTTCTTCAGTACTGTTCCAGAAGGCCTCATGTGCAGGAGGTTGttcacaaaactgaaaataaagggCAAGCATCTCTAATAATCCTGCCTGCTTTGAATACTTCACCACAAACCCAATCCCCAGAAGACTCAGATAGTTTAAATTCAGAAATTTTGGATGATTGGTCTGATGATAATGTTTTTGGTGATGAGCCAActatcagaaaaggaaaagaagaaaaagatcaatTAAAAGTTGTACCAGGTGTAAATTTTCCTATTCCAGGATCAGTAGAGTCTCAGGGTGTTGGTGAGCATTCTGGAGGCACAGTTCCTGAAAACAGTCTTTACAAGTCAGTTATATTGGGATACCCTGTTGttgacaaaggaaaacaaaaagatgtggcatatatccCCCTTGTGGAGTTCAGTTGTTCTCATTCTCACTTGTTACGCTTACCTGAAGAGTGGACATCTAGCTGTTTGCCTAATTCCAAGATGAGGGAGATGAGCTCACTCTTTCCAGAAGAGTGGTACCAATTTGTGTTAAAGCAGCTGGAATGTTTTCATTCAGAAGAAGATACCTCAAGTGTCCTGGAAGAAATTGCAAAGGACAgagttttaaaagacttttatgtTCATGCAGTAATGACttgttattttagtttatttggaGTAGACAATATGGTTCCCAGTCCTGGTCATATATTGAGAGTTTACAGTGGCGTTTTGCCTTGGTCTCTTGCCTTGGATTGGCTCACAGAAAAGCCAGAACTGTTCCAACTAGCACTGAAAGCTTTCAG GTATACTCTGAAGCTAATGATTGATAAAGCAAGTTTAGGTCCCATAGAAGACTTTAAAGAGCTGACTAACTGCCTTGAAGAATATGAAACTGACTGGTACATTGGTTTGGTATCTGATGAAAAGTGGAAGGAAGCAATTTTACAAGAAAAACCATACTTGTTTTCTCTGGGATATGACCCTAATATG
- the PCNX4 gene encoding pecanex-like protein 4 isoform X1 has translation MRRMSPDVPLLNDYKQDFFLKRFPQTVLGGPRFKLGYCAPPYIYVNQTVLFLMPWVWGGLGTLLYQLGILEDYYTAALSGGLMLFAAIIIQFTSLYARNKSVTVERMLTTDILAEEDEHDFTSCAGTETIKFLIPGKKYIANTVLHSFLAGLMCGLGTWYLLPNRISLLYGSTGGTVLLFVFGWMTLCIGEYSLIVNTAAETATFQTQDTYEITPLMRPLYIFLFVSVDLAHRFLVNIPALEQVNQILHILFIFLPFLWALGTLPPPDSLFLWAMEQVLEFGLGGSSMSTHLRLLIMFIISAGTAVTSYFIPSTVGVVLFMTGLGFLLSLNLSEMCLVFKHSVTRYRVGTKSKALPSGSEKQFTWKECLFYIIILVLALIETSLLHHFAGFSQISKNSPQAVVGYVLMMLLIILWILREIQSVCIFGIFRNPFYPKDVQTVTLFLEKRTRLVKIGVVRRILLNLVSPFAMIAFLSLDSSLQGLHSVSVSIGFTRAFRMAWQHTENALLETVIVSVVHLFISSTDVWWNRSVDTGIRLLLVGIMRDRLIQFISKLQFAVTVLLASWTEKKRRKSTTTLCILNIVFSPFVLVFIIFSTLLSSPLLPLFTLPLFLVGFPRPVQIWPGAVGTTACVCADTVYYDQMVPGLTTALQAAMAAGSLGLLLPGSHYLGRFQDRLIWIMILECGYTYCCINIKGLELQETSCHTAEAQRVDEVFQSAFEQEYSRVCSINEHFGNVLTPYSVLPVKLYSDARNVLSGIIDSHDNLKEFKGDLIKVLVWILLQYCSRRPHVQEVVHKTENKGQASLIILPALNTSPQTQSPEDSDSLNSEILDDWSDDNVFGDEPTIRKGKEEKDQLKVVPGVNFPIPGSVESQGVGEHSGGTVPENSLYKSVILGYPVVDKGKQKDVAYIPLVEFSCSHSHLLRLPEEWTSSCLPNSKMREMSSLFPEEWYQFVLKQLECFHSEEDTSSVLEEIAKDRVLKDFYVHAVMTCYFSLFGVDNMVPSPGHILRVYSGVLPWSLALDWLTEKPELFQLALKAFRYTLKLMIDKASLGPIEDFKELTNCLEEYETDWYIGLVSDEKWKEAILQEKPYLFSLGYDPNMGVYTGRVLTLQELLIQVGKLNAEAVKGQWANLSWELLYATNDDEERYSIQAHPLLLRNLTVQAADPPLGYPIYSSKPLHIHLY, from the exons ATGAGAAGGATGAGTCCAGATGTGCCTCTACTGAATGATTACAAACAGGACTTCTTTCTGAAGCGCTTTCCGCAGACTGTTCTTGGAGGCCCTCGGTTCAAATTAGGCTATTGCGCCCCTCCTTACATATATGTTAATCAAACTGTCCTTTTTCTGATGCCATGGGTTTGGGGTGGATTAGGAACACTCTTGTATCAGTTGGGCATTTTGGAAGACTATTACACAGCTGCTCTTTCAGGTGGACTAATGCTTTTTGCTGCAATTATCATCCAGTTCACAAGTTTATATGCCAGGAACAAATCGGTGACAGTAGAAAGAATGCTAACCACAGATATCTTAGCAGAGGAAGATGAACATGACTTTACAAGTTGTGCTGGCACTGAAACTATCAAATTTCTAATTCCTGGCAAGAAATATATAGCCAATAcagttcttcattcttttcttgctGGGTTAATGTGTGGTCTTGGAACATGGTATCTGCTCCCAAACAGAATATCCCTGCTGTATGGCAGTACAGGAGGTACTGTTCTGCTGTTTGTCTTTGGATGGATGACATTATGTATAGGAGAATATTCATTAATTGTAAACACAGCTGCAGAGACTGCGACTTTCCAAACCCAGGATACTTACGAAATCACTCCTCTTATGAGacctctttatatttttttgtttgtttctgtagatCTTGCACACAG GTTTTTGGTAAATATACCAGCTCTAGAACAAGTGAATCAGATTTTAcacatcttatttatatttttaccctTTCTGTGGGCACTAGGGACTCTGCCCCCACCTGACTCACTTTTCTTATGGGCGATGGAGCAGGTTTTAGAGTTTGGCCTTGGAGGCTCATCTATGTCAACACACCTCcg gtTGTTAATAATGTTCATCATTTCTGCTGGAACAGCTGTAACATCGTATTTCATTCCCAGCACTGTTGGTGTGGTTCTTTTCATGACTGGACTCGGGTTCTTACTGAGTCTTAACCTAAGTGAAATGTGTCTTGTCTTCAAACACAGTGTGACTAGATACAGAGTTGGAACCAAATCTAAGGCTTTACCCAGTGGTTCAGAAAAACAGTTTACTTGGAAGGAGTGCCTTTTCTACATCATCATATTAGTCTTGGCTCTCATAGAAACTAGTCTGCTGCATCATTTTGCTGGTTTCTCACAGATTTCCAAAAACAGTCCCCAGGCTGTTGTTGGCTATGTTTTGATGATGTTGCTTATAATACTGTGGATACTTAGAGAAATTCAAAGTGTCTGTATCTTTGGAATTTTCCGAAACCCTTTCTATCCAAAGGATGTGCAAACGGTGACTTTATTCTTAGAAAAGCGAACAAGGCTTGTGAAGATTGGTGTTGTCAGACGGATTTTGCTAAATCTAG TATCACCCTTTGCTATGATAGCATTTCTTTCATTGGACAGTTCCTTACAAGGGCTCCACTCTGTGTCTGTCTCCATTGGATTCACGAGAGCTTTTAGAATG GCATGGCAGCATACAGAAAATGCTTTATTGGAGACAGTCATTGTATCAGTAGTACACTTGTTCATCTCCAGTACGGATGTGTGGTGGAACAGAAGTGTGGATACAGGAATCAGACTCTTACTA GTTGGCATCATGCGTGATCGTCTGATTCAGTTCATCTCCAAGCTGCAATTTGCTGTGACTGTACTTTTGGCATCGTGGACTGAGAAAAAACGTCGAAAGTCAACCACCACTTTATGTATTCTCAACATTGTCTTCTCTCCATTTGTATTGGTCTTCATCATTTTCTCTACACTACTCTCCTCTCCCTTACTCCCCCTCTTCACCCTTCCTTTGTTCTTGGTGGGCTTTCCCCGACCTGTTCAGATTTGGCCAGGAGCAGTGGGCACCACGGCCTGCGTGTGCGCAGACACAGTGTACTACGACCAGATGGTCCCAGGTCTGACCACTGCACTGCAGGCTGCAATGGCAGCTGGAAGTTTAG gTCTCCTCTTACCTGGATCTCATTACTTGGGCCGTTTTCAGGATCGTTTAATATGGATAATGATTCTAGAATGTGGTTATACTTACTGCTGTATTAACATTAAG gggTTAGAATTGCAAGAGACATCCTGTCATACTGCTGAAGCTCAAAGAGTTGATGAAGTTTTTCAAAGTGCCTTTGAACAAGAATATTCAAGAGTATGTTCTATTAATGAACACTTTGGAAATGTCTTGACACCCTATTCTGTTTTGCCAGTAAAACTCTATTCTGATGCCAGGAATGTTCTATCTGGCATAATCGATTCTCAtgataatttaaaagaatttaaaggtGACCTTATTAAAGTACTTGTGTGGATACTTCTTCAGTACTGTTCCAGAAGGCCTCATGTGCAGGAGGTTGttcacaaaactgaaaataaagggCAAGCATCTCTAATAATCCTGCCTGCTTTGAATACTTCACCACAAACCCAATCCCCAGAAGACTCAGATAGTTTAAATTCAGAAATTTTGGATGATTGGTCTGATGATAATGTTTTTGGTGATGAGCCAActatcagaaaaggaaaagaagaaaaagatcaatTAAAAGTTGTACCAGGTGTAAATTTTCCTATTCCAGGATCAGTAGAGTCTCAGGGTGTTGGTGAGCATTCTGGAGGCACAGTTCCTGAAAACAGTCTTTACAAGTCAGTTATATTGGGATACCCTGTTGttgacaaaggaaaacaaaaagatgtggcatatatccCCCTTGTGGAGTTCAGTTGTTCTCATTCTCACTTGTTACGCTTACCTGAAGAGTGGACATCTAGCTGTTTGCCTAATTCCAAGATGAGGGAGATGAGCTCACTCTTTCCAGAAGAGTGGTACCAATTTGTGTTAAAGCAGCTGGAATGTTTTCATTCAGAAGAAGATACCTCAAGTGTCCTGGAAGAAATTGCAAAGGACAgagttttaaaagacttttatgtTCATGCAGTAATGACttgttattttagtttatttggaGTAGACAATATGGTTCCCAGTCCTGGTCATATATTGAGAGTTTACAGTGGCGTTTTGCCTTGGTCTCTTGCCTTGGATTGGCTCACAGAAAAGCCAGAACTGTTCCAACTAGCACTGAAAGCTTTCAG GTATACTCTGAAGCTAATGATTGATAAAGCAAGTTTAGGTCCCATAGAAGACTTTAAAGAGCTGACTAACTGCCTTGAAGAATATGAAACTGACTGGTACATTGGTTTGGTATCTGATGAAAAGTGGAAGGAAGCAATTTTACAAGAAAAACCATACTTGTTTTCTCTGGGATATGACCCTAATATG
- the PCNX4 gene encoding pecanex-like protein 4 isoform X4: MGLGWIRNTLVSVGHFGRLLHSCSFRFLVNIPALEQVNQILHILFIFLPFLWALGTLPPPDSLFLWAMEQVLEFGLGGSSMSTHLRLLIMFIISAGTAVTSYFIPSTVGVVLFMTGLGFLLSLNLSEMCLVFKHSVTRYRVGTKSKALPSGSEKQFTWKECLFYIIILVLALIETSLLHHFAGFSQISKNSPQAVVGYVLMMLLIILWILREIQSVCIFGIFRNPFYPKDVQTVTLFLEKRTRLVKIGVVRRILLNLVSPFAMIAFLSLDSSLQGLHSVSVSIGFTRAFRMAWQHTENALLETVIVSVVHLFISSTDVWWNRSVDTGIRLLLVGIMRDRLIQFISKLQFAVTVLLASWTEKKRRKSTTTLCILNIVFSPFVLVFIIFSTLLSSPLLPLFTLPLFLVGFPRPVQIWPGAVGTTACVCADTVYYDQMVPGLTTALQAAMAAGSLGLLLPGSHYLGRFQDRLIWIMILECGYTYCCINIKGLELQETSCHTAEAQRVDEVFQSAFEQEYSRVCSINEHFGNVLTPYSVLPVKLYSDARNVLSGIIDSHDNLKEFKGDLIKVLVWILLQYCSRRPHVQEVVHKTENKGQASLIILPALNTSPQTQSPEDSDSLNSEILDDWSDDNVFGDEPTIRKGKEEKDQLKVVPGVNFPIPGSVESQGVGEHSGGTVPENSLYKSVILGYPVVDKGKQKDVAYIPLVEFSCSHSHLLRLPEEWTSSCLPNSKMREMSSLFPEEWYQFVLKQLECFHSEEDTSSVLEEIAKDRVLKDFYVHAVMTCYFSLFGVDNMVPSPGHILRVYSGVLPWSLALDWLTEKPELFQLALKAFRYTLKLMIDKASLGPIEDFKELTNCLEEYETDWYIGLVSDEKWKEAILQEKPYLFSLGYDPNMGVYTGRVLTLQELLIQVGKLNAEAVKGQWANLSWELLYATNDDEERYSIQAHPLLLRNLTVQAADPPLGYPIYSSKPLHIHLY, translated from the exons ATGGGTTTGGGGTGGATTAGGAACACTCTTGTATCAGTTGGGCATTTTGGAAGACTATTACACAGCTGCTCTTTCAG GTTTTTGGTAAATATACCAGCTCTAGAACAAGTGAATCAGATTTTAcacatcttatttatatttttaccctTTCTGTGGGCACTAGGGACTCTGCCCCCACCTGACTCACTTTTCTTATGGGCGATGGAGCAGGTTTTAGAGTTTGGCCTTGGAGGCTCATCTATGTCAACACACCTCcg gtTGTTAATAATGTTCATCATTTCTGCTGGAACAGCTGTAACATCGTATTTCATTCCCAGCACTGTTGGTGTGGTTCTTTTCATGACTGGACTCGGGTTCTTACTGAGTCTTAACCTAAGTGAAATGTGTCTTGTCTTCAAACACAGTGTGACTAGATACAGAGTTGGAACCAAATCTAAGGCTTTACCCAGTGGTTCAGAAAAACAGTTTACTTGGAAGGAGTGCCTTTTCTACATCATCATATTAGTCTTGGCTCTCATAGAAACTAGTCTGCTGCATCATTTTGCTGGTTTCTCACAGATTTCCAAAAACAGTCCCCAGGCTGTTGTTGGCTATGTTTTGATGATGTTGCTTATAATACTGTGGATACTTAGAGAAATTCAAAGTGTCTGTATCTTTGGAATTTTCCGAAACCCTTTCTATCCAAAGGATGTGCAAACGGTGACTTTATTCTTAGAAAAGCGAACAAGGCTTGTGAAGATTGGTGTTGTCAGACGGATTTTGCTAAATCTAG TATCACCCTTTGCTATGATAGCATTTCTTTCATTGGACAGTTCCTTACAAGGGCTCCACTCTGTGTCTGTCTCCATTGGATTCACGAGAGCTTTTAGAATG GCATGGCAGCATACAGAAAATGCTTTATTGGAGACAGTCATTGTATCAGTAGTACACTTGTTCATCTCCAGTACGGATGTGTGGTGGAACAGAAGTGTGGATACAGGAATCAGACTCTTACTA GTTGGCATCATGCGTGATCGTCTGATTCAGTTCATCTCCAAGCTGCAATTTGCTGTGACTGTACTTTTGGCATCGTGGACTGAGAAAAAACGTCGAAAGTCAACCACCACTTTATGTATTCTCAACATTGTCTTCTCTCCATTTGTATTGGTCTTCATCATTTTCTCTACACTACTCTCCTCTCCCTTACTCCCCCTCTTCACCCTTCCTTTGTTCTTGGTGGGCTTTCCCCGACCTGTTCAGATTTGGCCAGGAGCAGTGGGCACCACGGCCTGCGTGTGCGCAGACACAGTGTACTACGACCAGATGGTCCCAGGTCTGACCACTGCACTGCAGGCTGCAATGGCAGCTGGAAGTTTAG gTCTCCTCTTACCTGGATCTCATTACTTGGGCCGTTTTCAGGATCGTTTAATATGGATAATGATTCTAGAATGTGGTTATACTTACTGCTGTATTAACATTAAG gggTTAGAATTGCAAGAGACATCCTGTCATACTGCTGAAGCTCAAAGAGTTGATGAAGTTTTTCAAAGTGCCTTTGAACAAGAATATTCAAGAGTATGTTCTATTAATGAACACTTTGGAAATGTCTTGACACCCTATTCTGTTTTGCCAGTAAAACTCTATTCTGATGCCAGGAATGTTCTATCTGGCATAATCGATTCTCAtgataatttaaaagaatttaaaggtGACCTTATTAAAGTACTTGTGTGGATACTTCTTCAGTACTGTTCCAGAAGGCCTCATGTGCAGGAGGTTGttcacaaaactgaaaataaagggCAAGCATCTCTAATAATCCTGCCTGCTTTGAATACTTCACCACAAACCCAATCCCCAGAAGACTCAGATAGTTTAAATTCAGAAATTTTGGATGATTGGTCTGATGATAATGTTTTTGGTGATGAGCCAActatcagaaaaggaaaagaagaaaaagatcaatTAAAAGTTGTACCAGGTGTAAATTTTCCTATTCCAGGATCAGTAGAGTCTCAGGGTGTTGGTGAGCATTCTGGAGGCACAGTTCCTGAAAACAGTCTTTACAAGTCAGTTATATTGGGATACCCTGTTGttgacaaaggaaaacaaaaagatgtggcatatatccCCCTTGTGGAGTTCAGTTGTTCTCATTCTCACTTGTTACGCTTACCTGAAGAGTGGACATCTAGCTGTTTGCCTAATTCCAAGATGAGGGAGATGAGCTCACTCTTTCCAGAAGAGTGGTACCAATTTGTGTTAAAGCAGCTGGAATGTTTTCATTCAGAAGAAGATACCTCAAGTGTCCTGGAAGAAATTGCAAAGGACAgagttttaaaagacttttatgtTCATGCAGTAATGACttgttattttagtttatttggaGTAGACAATATGGTTCCCAGTCCTGGTCATATATTGAGAGTTTACAGTGGCGTTTTGCCTTGGTCTCTTGCCTTGGATTGGCTCACAGAAAAGCCAGAACTGTTCCAACTAGCACTGAAAGCTTTCAG GTATACTCTGAAGCTAATGATTGATAAAGCAAGTTTAGGTCCCATAGAAGACTTTAAAGAGCTGACTAACTGCCTTGAAGAATATGAAACTGACTGGTACATTGGTTTGGTATCTGATGAAAAGTGGAAGGAAGCAATTTTACAAGAAAAACCATACTTGTTTTCTCTGGGATATGACCCTAATATG